A stretch of DNA from Rhizobacter sp.:
TGGATGGAGCGGCTACTGCGCTCTAACGTTTGACATGAGAGGCATGACCCGGCTTGCCGGGGCATGTCCTCTCGATGGAAGGGTTAGGCCGCTTTGTACCGCACGGCAAGTAGCGCACCAACCGGCGTGGCCAGGAATAGGAGGACTCCTGACGTAGCAAATGCGAAGGCGATAGTTTTTGCGGCTTGGACAAGAGTTGCGTTAGGTAACCATAGCTCTGCGCCGGAGATAAGCAGCCAGAGGAATGCCGACGTGGCGACAACGAAGCTGGCTTGTACCGCATTACTTCTTATGGCATTTCCGACTAAGAAGCCGATCAGCAAGCTTATCGGTACATACGCGATGAAGTGCTCCGCAACCAGCACTGCATAGACGGAAAGGCCGAAGAATCCATGCGCGCTGAGGTTGGCGGCCAAGAGCCCAAGCAATGAGACACACGCCCATATTTGAAGCACGCCCATGCCAACGAGAGCGACGGTGGAAAAGATAAATCGTTGCTTCATCTCTTCTAAGCGGTCTAACGTTTGACATGAGAGGCGCTTGGAGGCCGTAGGCCGGAAAGCGTCCTCTCGATGGAAGGGTTAGAGCGCATTTTGTGCACCGCGCTAGCTCTGCCGAAAGTAGAAGTAGGCAGCTGCGACGCCGACGACCAGGGCAACCGCAAACCACATGAGGCCGGCGGAACTCTTGACTTCGCCTGGCGAGAGACCCGAAGCGGTGATTTGCTGGCCTTCCAGCATTGCCTCGATGGCATCTTTCGCTTCTTTTAGCCCCACACCCTTCTGCTCCCGATACAAGCGGATAGCTTCGAGCTTGTTGCCTTGCTGCAGGGCGCTAGCAACTACTTCGCTGCCCGTTGCCTTGGTAGTCTTCTGCGCGAGGACCAGCGGGCCGCCCGCTTCAATCTGCTCGACCGCATCTTTGGCTTCTTTCAGACCTAGACCGGTTGCGTCTCGCAGCAGCTTGATGGCCTCGATCTTGTTTCCACGATCAATTGCGGCCAGTACTTCGGGCGGAACGGTGTGGTGAGTGGGTTGCATCTTCAATACCGCGATTGATGCGCTCTAACGTTTGACATGAGAGGCATGACCCGGCTTGCCGGGGCATGTCCTCTCGATGGAAGGGTTAGGCCTCGCGCGAACTGACGGGCCTTTACTAAAACTCATGCGCTTGTCGACCATTGGTAGCGAATGAAGAGATCGACGCTACAGATCACCAAGTGCGTTTCATCCCAAGATTCGGTTGCCAGTGCATACGGTGGCCAGTCTGCGTGCAAAGGAATCTCAATGTTCGCGAAGCGCTTTACATACTCGCTGACTTGGCCGCGGGCTTGCACGAGATGGAAGGGCTTCGGTTCGGGCAGTTCTGACGCAGCCTTGACCCCAACTGTTGCGCCCACAAAGGAGGAAACGTCTGGATGTGGAAACTTTGATTTGCGAGAAATGTCGATTTCGAGCGCTTCCTCGCTTCCTGGATCGTCAAACTCGAACTGATCAATGCGGAGTGAAAGCATGAAGTTTCCAATGTGACAAGCGTCTCGCGGGCTTTCGTGAGGCCTAACGTTTGACATGAGAGGCCAGGCCCGGCTTGCCGGGACTGGTCCTCTCGATGGAAGGGTTAGGCGGCATTTTTGCAGCGCGCCCCACGCTTGAGCTGACCAAGCCAAGCCTTCAGCTTTGGCAAATCTTCTGGACGTAGAACCGCTGTTGCCTGCTTGCTCTTCGCATCTTTGTCTATGTGTCGGTGGACTTGCTCTGAATAGACATACAGATGCAGCAACACTTGGCGATCCGCTAAGAAGGAGACTTGATACATGCAGCCTCCGTGTTTGATCACGGTCTCCTCTTCCCAGTGTTTTCTCTGAAGCCTGGAGACTTCCTCCGCTAGCTCTCGAACTGATGCCGGATCTGTGATTCGGATCGCCTCGGAGGAATATGCTGCTTGGAGCCGAACCTCTGTCGAATCTTCGAGTTTGCGGAATGCGTTCTCAGCCTCTGAACCAAAGGCGAGCTGACTGAATAAGCCGCTGACGAGAACGGTACGACGGAGAAGCACCTTTGCCGCCTAACGTTTGACATGAGAGGCATGACCCGGCTTGCCGGGGCATGTCCTCTCGATGGAAGGGTTAGACCGCACTCTTGTTGAACGGGTTCTGGAAGATCTTGCGAGTCTCATATGTGTTCTTCTCGTGTTCCGTTAGCTCCTTGCCGGAAAGCAAGCTGTCGAACCGCATATCGAGATCATCAACTGCGTCGGCGATCCACTTGGCAAGTTCCTTTGAGCTCAGAAGCTCTGTCACCCAATGCGTATCCGTTGGAGCCGCTAGGAAAACGTAACCAGGACCTTTGAAACGCTCAAGTAGCGCATTGATCTTCTTCACGGGAGGCTTCGCACTTTGGCCAACTTCACCCTTGTAGTGAATCAGTTCATTTCGCAGAGAAGCAATAAGTTCGTATGACTGGAACGGCTCTGCCCCTGAGTCCCATACCGTGCCTCTCGATGCGGCTGCAATGAGGTTCCATTTGTCCTTGTACGAGAAGTCCTTGCGCGTCTCGTGCAACACCTTCCAAAAAGGGAAGGGTAGATAAGTGGTTTTCGAGTTCATTCCAACTACGTTCGCGATCAGTTCGTTGAGCTTTGCCTCAAGTACTGACGCGGCCATAAACACGCACGACGTCGTAGCTAGGTAGCGCTCGAAATCATGTGGAGCCTGTTCGGCCTGTGCAGCGTAGTACCTACAGCCCCACACCAGATCGTCCGAAAACAGGTAAAGCGACTGCTCTGTCTCCAGATGCTTAATTAGTTGCGGCATAGCGAGCTGTGCGGTCTAACGTTTGACATGAGAGGCTCGACCCGGCTTGCCGGGGCGAGTCCTCTCGATGGAAGGGTTGGGCGTCACTGGTCGTAGTGCCACTCTAGAAACTCTTCAGCTGTGCCTTCTTCGGCCATTTCAAGGATTGCCTCTGCTACGGCGTGCTGCCCCTTTGCCGCCGCAGCCGCAGATAGCGCGCAGGCGAGGAAGCCGAGGCTCCAAGCTTTTGTGGCCGCCTGCGCTACGAACTGTGGGAGCCTGCCCAGAGAACTGAAGTAGGCCTCTTGAAGCTCAGTGGGGACAGCTATTTCTTGCTTTGCTCGGCAGATCTCTACCCATGCGGGAAAGTGAAAGTAGGACTCGTGCGCCGTGGTTGGCGACTTGGCCAGTGCTGCAATGACATGAGGCACTGCCGCGAACGATGCGGAGTAGACATCACCTTGGTGAGCGAGTGCGCTCCAGAGTTGGAACCAAGGGCCGGAGTCGACGTTGTCTTCCGGGAACTGAGCAATCTGCTCCAGCAACATCGGAATGTCTCCCGCGCTTCCGTAGGCGTGCTCAAGCTCTTGCCAACGCGGACTGCTCAGACTCAGCACGAAAACTCTCCTTGTGACGCCCAACGTTTGACATGAGAGGCATGACCCGGCTTGCCGGGGCATGTCCTCTCGATGGAAGGGTTAGACCGCATCTTGCTGCCTCGCGGGGGAGGTTTCCTTGGAAGCGAGCGATCTTGTAACTAGAACCCTTGCCTGTAGTGGTGGAGGAAGTGGGATGTGGACCAACTCTATGGCAGGTGGAAACCGACCGGCGAGAACTGTGGCCTTGAAGTAGTCGTGCATACACGACTCAGTGAAGACCATGACCTTTCTGCAATCACCATCAACGTGAAGCAGATACAAGGCATCTGTCTTGAGCTTCTGGTACTTCGCGGAGGCCAGTTTCTTGGTTGCAGTACGCGCTGCGCTCGTAGATACCGCGGCAACGATCTTTCCATCATCGCTAACCGCATCAAACGCAAAGAGACCACCCCAAGTTAACTTGAGGCGCTTAGGCTGAAACCGCTGACCTTCGAAGTGAACTGGAAGGCCATGCTCGACGATCCAGCGCTCCGCTTCGTGGTTGACTGATGTGTCGGCCATGGAACTATGGGGTGATGCGGTCTAACGTTTGACATGAGAGGCGGCACAAGGGCGGAGCCCTTGTGACGTCCTCTCGATGGAAGGGTTAGGCGCCTGCATGCCACTCATGCCGGTATTCGAGTGAGAAAGTCTCGGACGCCTGCGATTAGCAACGTGACTTGGTCGACCTTGTATTCCCCGTACTTCCCATGTGCAGCCTTGTTGCGAAGATCCAGCCAGGCTGTGACATTCTTCTGGTCTAGTTTCGAGTAGACGTTTGCGCCAGCGAGATCAGCATTCATGGACTCGGCCTTCTTTGGTGTCGTGCTTCCATCCGGTTTCGTTGATTCGATAGGAACGCCTGCTTTAGCGCAAAGCATCCGCAGGTGTGACTCTAGGGCCGAGCCGGCTATGACGCCCGCGGCGTCCTTGTAGCCAGCATCGACCAGGTGTTGCGCCATTTCCAGGAAGTCAGCGAATGTCTCGCCGTGAACAAGCTCAACGAGCGACTGCAGGTGGCCGGCCTTCACATCTGCAAGCAACGCCTTGACGACGCCAATGATGGAGGAGGTGTGCGTGTGGAGGTGAGGGAGGTCTTTCAGTAGGCGCTTGGCTTCATTGACGTAGGTCGAGTTCTCTCCGGATATCCGGCTGATCGCGGCGACAGAGCGAGTGACAAGTGCTTGCCGTTCCTGCTTTGGAAGATCGCTGAGATCGTTGTGCTGAGATCGAGGAACCATTGCGTCGTAGTCAGCAACGATTCCTTCGAGTTGTTGAATGAGAGGCTGAACGTTCATAGTTTGAAGGCGCCTAACGTTTGACATGAGAGGCGGCACCCGGCTTGCCGGGTGACGTCCTCTCGATGGAATGGTTAGGCATCGGCTTCATGTGCGTACTTGTTTTTGAGTATCTCGTCTTCGTCGTATAGCTCGATCGAGTGGATGATGTGAGCTGATTTCAGAGCATTTGATACCGCTTCGCATAGAAGCTCCAGCTCGCCTGGTTGACCAGACTCTCCGCGCAAGAGGTACGTGGCGGGATCAATATTCTCTGCCGTGATACGAGCTTCTCCGTGTTTGATACGGACGTACTGGCCACCTTTGAATTGGGACGACTCGCCCAGCTTGGCGGGATGGCCGCATGAACTGAGTGTTTCAAGTAGCTGCTGAAGGGAGGCACTACTTCTAATAGTGCCGGAAGCAATGTATTCGTCTTCGGTCATAGTGCGCGAGCCTTTCGTACTCCGATGCCTAACGTTTGACATGAGAGGCCCGACCCGGCTTGCCGGGGCGGGTCCTCTCGATGGAAGGGTTAGGCCGCATTCTCTGAAAAGGCCTGGTTGGACTTACGCACCTACTCATGCTCTGCGTTTCGGAGCGCCCGTGCGATAGCGAGGAGGGCTCTCCGGTGGGGCGGCGTGAGTCTTTGGAAGACCCTTAGGAGTGATTGAAGGTCTTCTTGCTCTTCGGATTTTGGTTCAGTCTGAGCGCTGCCTTCTTTGTTGAGCGGGGCTTCGTCACCAAAAAGAAGATGCTTTGGATCGACCTTAAGAGCCTCGGCGAGGCGAATTAGCCTTTCCGCCCCCGGATCACTATTGATGCCTCGCTCAAGATCAGAGATTGTCGATTGGTTTATGCCAACGAGTTCGGCGAGAGAAACCTGTGACAGGCCAATGCGCTCTCTAGCTGATTTGAGTCTTTCACCAAGCGACATCGGCGACTCCTATGCGGCCTAACGTTTGACATGAGAGGCGGCGCCCGGCTTGCCGGGCGCCGTCCTCTCGATGGAAGGGTTAGGCGGCGGTGCGCTACCCGAAGAAACAGCAGTGCTCATCTTTGTGAACGACCTCAAGGAACCGGGCCAATGAATTGACCTCTGGGTGCGGCGTGTACCCGTGCCACTTGAGGTCACTCATCTGCCAGTAGATGCGCCAGATATTCTGTAATCGGACGAACGTTGCCTTGGCGAACGGAGTTTCCCTCTTCCTGGATTTGTCGCGCCAGTCGGGACGAATGTCGTGGAGCACAACGCTTTGCCCAGTGATCTTGTAGCCGTGATCCAGCTTGTCGCGAATGTGCTCAGGTGGTCGCCGACGCTTCATAAAGCTTTGCAACTCGCGTTCGCAGCGCGCCAATTCAATCTCGGTGAATGCCATGTTTCCAGCGGTACTTGCAACAACACGGCCTCAAGGCTAGCACTGGCCTTCTTTCCTCCGACGCCTAACGTTTGACATGAGAGGCGCTGACCGGCTTGCCGGGCAGCGTCCTCTCGATGGAAGGGTTAGAGCGCTTGGATGAAAGTGCGACGCTTTGCATCTGGCGTTTTCCAATAGCTGCGTAGCGCGATTTCTGCGGCATTTCGCTGAATCGGGTCGGTGTCTTTTACCCACTCTAAAAACTCGCATACGAGATCGACCTGTACTTCCGTCAGATGCTTTAGCCGCGCGACGTTGTATGCGGATAGTGACGTTAGAAGGAAAACAGTGGACCAGAAGACTGGTTCTTCCTTGAAATTTCTCGGCCAAGCGCCATCAAGGCAGAAGCAGAGGTATGCGGGAAGGTAGTAGCAAAGAGACTGGTCTTCCAGGTGTGAAAGTGCTGCGTCACATTCGATTAGTGTGCTGACTTCGATCTCATCCCAAGGAGTGGCCCCGTCAATGGATCGCTCTGCTTCCCATTCTTCTTCTGAGATCTCCCTGGCAAGACTCTGATCGGCAAGCTGTGCTTGCCTCAATGTCATTGCTGGCAGCGGAAGAACTGGGAATGCAACCTTGATACTTGCGATGAGTTGTGGCGGTGACATAAGCGCTCTAACGTTTGACATGAGAGGCGTCGCCCGGCTTGCCGGGCGACGTCCTCTCGATGGAAGGGTTGGGCGTCACTGATGCCACAGCTACACCCGCATTTCTTCGGGTTTGCCAGGCCGCCCTAGCGACTTGATGTGTTCTATGTCAGCCGGCTTTAGATCGAACCACTCGCCTTCGAGCCTCTGCGATCGAAAGTGATCGTGAAGAGATCTCTCGGCTTCCGTGTAGTTGTCGAAGTACGCAAAGTGCTCGACTGAGAACCGGAAAGGCAGCTTGACTTCAAACAAGCGTGTTCTCGACTTCATGCTTACGGTCTTGCCAATTTTGAATCCGTACTCCG
This window harbors:
- a CDS encoding helix-turn-helix domain-containing protein; protein product: MSLGERLKSARERIGLSQVSLAELVGINQSTISDLERGINSDPGAERLIRLAEALKVDPKHLLFGDEAPLNKEGSAQTEPKSEEQEDLQSLLRVFQRLTPPHRRALLAIARALRNAEHE
- a CDS encoding ribosomal protein L7/L12, whose protein sequence is MKMQPTHHTVPPEVLAAIDRGNKIEAIKLLRDATGLGLKEAKDAVEQIEAGGPLVLAQKTTKATGSEVVASALQQGNKLEAIRLYREQKGVGLKEAKDAIEAMLEGQQITASGLSPGEVKSSAGLMWFAVALVVGVAAAYFYFRQS
- a CDS encoding DUF3024 domain-containing protein, translated to MAFTEIELARCERELQSFMKRRRPPEHIRDKLDHGYKITGQSVVLHDIRPDWRDKSRKRETPFAKATFVRLQNIWRIYWQMSDLKWHGYTPHPEVNSLARFLEVVHKDEHCCFFG